Proteins encoded by one window of Acyrthosiphon pisum isolate AL4f unplaced genomic scaffold, pea_aphid_22Mar2018_4r6ur Scaffold_21651;HRSCAF=24491, whole genome shotgun sequence:
- the LOC115034950 gene encoding uncharacterized protein LOC115034950: protein MLSQEQKHGILLFDEIMLRESIAVKSTNLSYVGYENYGNEIPASNTKANHGLVFMFQSLSVNFCQPVAVFTSTGTVKGIILAQLIVKAIYLLENSGVKVDGIVSDGAQTNRRLWTELSVSGSINNVKNSFQNPMDESRSIYVFSDVPHLIKNIRNRLNNKTTLKVSK from the exons atgttaTCGCAAGAACAAAAACATggtattttgttatttgatgAAATAATGCTCCGTGAAAGCATTGCTGTTAAATCAACCAACTTAAGCTATGTTGGCTATGAAAATTATGGAAACGAAATACCTGCTTCAAATACTAAAGCTAACCATGGTTTGGTATTTATGTTTCAAAGCTTGTCTGTCAACTTTTGCCAACCTGTAGCTGTTTTCACATCTACTGGCACAGTAAAAG gtattataCTTGCACAATTAATTGTCAAAGCAATTTATTTACTGGAGAATAGTGGTGTAAAAGTGGATGGTATTGTTTCCGATGGTGCACAAACTAACAGAAGACTATGGACTGAACTGAGTGTTAGTGGCTCTATAAACAATGTGAAAAATTCATTTCAAAATCCAATGGATGAGAGTCGATCCATTTATGTATTTTCGGATGTTCCtcacttaattaaaaatataagaaacagGCTCAATAACAAAACTACATTaaaagtaagtaaataa
- the LOC107884603 gene encoding uncharacterized protein LOC107884603: MFTSVIELTDILSFIGDFKRPSIEGTQVMKCNHIVEFGCVENNNKTLKIVAMCLKTSDLSGKPHELEVIKTTNNGSVQLSAKCSCKAGSGKYKHIVGLMLKLQKTSIEELDERSCTDLPQQWGKLGQAASKYLHKPVPVLEFCHVFPTTSVYDKSLPNDISEDLKQEIRSYFLQSY, translated from the exons ATGTTTACTTCGGTTATTGAGCTaacggacattttaagttttattggtGACTTTAAGCGACCATCGATTGAGGGTACTCAAGTAATGAAATGTAACCACATTGTTGAGTTTGGAtgtgtagaaaataataacaaaacattaaaaatcgtTGCTATGTGTCTTAAAACTAGTGATCTTAGTGGAAAACCTCATGAg TTAGAAGTCATTAAAACTACTAATAATGGGAGTGTACAATTATCAGCAAAATGTTCTTGCAAAGCAGGTAGTGGGAAATACAAACACATAGTTGGCCTGATGCTCAAACTTCAAAA AACATCAATAGAAGAACTTGATGAGCGAAGTTGTACAGATCTTCCTCAACAATGGGGAAAACTCGGTCAAGCCGCtagtaaatatttacataaaccaGTTCCTGTTCTAGAGTTTTGTCATGTATTTCCAACAACATCAGTATATGACAAATCATTGCCTAATGACATATCAGAGGATTTGAAGCAGGAAATTCGTTCATACTTTTtacaaagttattaa